A region from the Acidobacteriota bacterium genome encodes:
- a CDS encoding oligopeptide transporter, OPT family — MADQKHVPYVPVTTDMKEFTLRAMAIGLPLAVILGAANAYLGLKAGMTIAATYPAAVIGMALLKLFKGSILEENITRTVGSIGESVAAGAIFTIPAFMIAGVWTGDFMTLSHYLEATAIMLVGCFIGILFVTILRRVMVEDKELPFPESVAASEIHKAGRGAKGGGAKFLFTAMGIGAAIQFFKEFKLFASKGEAFVAFKDKLLGINSASSAQAGGGALISTPGVSPAYIGVGYIIGPQLAALNFSGGLLAWGLFVPLLLYFLGPALWTQVTDTLAKNPEAIKDLLDQKYWNAFLADPNPAHWAEQIWIVLANSVWSKIVRPIAIGGMLMSAAFTLYRMRNSLAAGLGRAVRDVRKAATGGTAEDRTEKDMPFKWVFIGIILASIATFFIYYYFSGHIGAALVATVVMVIAGFFFAAVSGYLVGLIGSSNNPISGLTLSTLIVAALLMVALGVSGEPGVAAVLGVAAVICVAAAVAGEMLQDLKVGHILGGTPWKMQVGDFFGVILSAGVMFIPLWILHQGDITRGGTGLGGANYPAPQASLMAILSQGIVGGDMAWPLIIVGILMAIGFILLRVKSPMLVCVGMYLPLETTFAIFLGGLIRGIADKVVARKKLNEAQSARVENTGVLLASGLIAGEALIGLFFAFLAVMEINVPAIFTQSGSMLQFLPTLLVFLFVGWYLVKVPVSNAGSPDEPAPPRAM; from the coding sequence ATGGCCGATCAGAAGCACGTCCCCTACGTTCCTGTGACGACGGACATGAAGGAGTTCACCCTTCGCGCCATGGCCATCGGTTTGCCGCTGGCGGTGATCCTCGGCGCCGCCAACGCCTACCTCGGCCTCAAGGCCGGCATGACCATCGCTGCGACCTACCCGGCCGCCGTCATCGGCATGGCCCTGTTGAAGCTGTTCAAGGGCAGTATCCTCGAGGAGAACATCACCCGGACCGTCGGCTCCATCGGCGAGTCGGTCGCCGCCGGGGCCATCTTCACAATCCCGGCGTTCATGATCGCCGGGGTATGGACGGGGGATTTCATGACCCTGTCCCACTACCTCGAGGCCACCGCCATCATGCTGGTGGGTTGTTTCATCGGCATTCTGTTCGTGACCATCCTGCGGCGGGTCATGGTGGAAGACAAGGAGCTGCCGTTCCCCGAGTCGGTGGCCGCCTCCGAAATCCACAAGGCCGGCCGCGGTGCCAAGGGCGGCGGGGCCAAGTTCCTGTTCACCGCCATGGGCATCGGCGCCGCCATCCAGTTCTTCAAGGAGTTCAAACTGTTCGCCTCCAAGGGTGAGGCGTTTGTCGCCTTCAAGGACAAGCTGCTGGGCATCAACTCCGCCAGCAGCGCCCAGGCCGGCGGCGGTGCGCTCATCTCGACCCCCGGCGTGTCGCCGGCGTACATCGGCGTCGGCTACATCATCGGTCCGCAGCTGGCGGCCCTGAACTTCAGCGGCGGTCTGCTGGCCTGGGGCCTGTTCGTGCCGCTGCTGCTCTACTTCCTCGGCCCCGCCCTCTGGACCCAGGTGACCGACACCCTGGCCAAGAACCCGGAAGCGATCAAGGATCTGCTGGATCAAAAATACTGGAACGCCTTCCTGGCCGATCCCAACCCGGCGCACTGGGCGGAGCAGATCTGGATCGTCCTCGCCAACAGCGTCTGGTCCAAGATCGTCCGTCCCATCGCCATCGGCGGCATGCTCATGAGCGCCGCCTTCACCCTGTACCGCATGCGCAACAGCCTGGCCGCCGGTCTGGGGCGCGCTGTTCGCGACGTGCGCAAGGCCGCCACCGGCGGCACCGCCGAGGACCGGACCGAGAAGGACATGCCCTTCAAGTGGGTCTTCATCGGCATCATTCTCGCCTCGATCGCCACGTTTTTCATCTACTACTATTTCAGCGGCCATATCGGCGCGGCGTTGGTGGCCACCGTGGTCATGGTGATCGCCGGCTTTTTCTTCGCCGCGGTCTCCGGCTACCTCGTGGGACTCATCGGCTCCAGCAACAACCCGATCAGCGGCCTGACCCTCTCCACGCTTATCGTCGCCGCCCTGCTCATGGTGGCGCTGGGCGTGAGCGGTGAACCCGGCGTGGCTGCCGTGCTCGGCGTGGCCGCGGTGATCTGTGTCGCCGCCGCCGTGGCCGGCGAGATGCTGCAGGATCTGAAGGTGGGCCACATCCTGGGGGGCACCCCGTGGAAGATGCAGGTGGGCGATTTCTTCGGCGTGATCCTCTCCGCCGGCGTCATGTTCATCCCGCTGTGGATCCTCCACCAGGGCGACATTACCCGGGGCGGCACGGGCCTGGGTGGGGCCAACTATCCCGCGCCCCAGGCCAGCCTGATGGCCATCCTGTCACAGGGCATCGTGGGCGGCGACATGGCCTGGCCGCTCATCATCGTCGGCATCCTCATGGCCATCGGTTTCATCCTGCTGCGGGTCAAGAGCCCGATGCTGGTCTGCGTCGGCATGTATCTGCCGCTGGAGACCACATTCGCCATCTTCCTTGGTGGCCTGATCCGCGGGATCGCCGACAAGGTCGTCGCCCGCAAGAAGCTCAACGAAGCCCAGTCGGCGCGGGTGGAGAACACCGGCGTACTGCTCGCCTCCGGTCTGATCGCCGGCGAGGCGCTCATCGGCCTGTTCTTCGCCTTCCTGGCGGTTATGGAGATCAACGTACCCGCCATCTTCACGCAGTCCGGCTCCATGCTCCAGTTCCTCCCCACCCTGCTGGTG
- the rbfA gene encoding 30S ribosome-binding factor RbfA, translated as MTDPSIRMARISELLFEELEGIIPFEMDDPRLIGCRVTRIRLAPDLNTCRVYVLNDGPPEERPDVLHALEHAAPFIRSQAAASLGLKHTPKFLFFYDDAEEKAERVDAIIRGLEHRPDTTAAGPTPEDASDE; from the coding sequence ATGACCGACCCATCGATCCGCATGGCCCGCATCTCCGAGCTCCTGTTCGAGGAACTGGAGGGCATCATTCCCTTCGAGATGGATGATCCGCGGCTGATCGGTTGCCGCGTCACCCGCATCCGGCTCGCGCCGGACCTGAACACCTGCCGCGTGTACGTGCTCAATGACGGTCCGCCGGAAGAGCGCCCCGACGTGCTGCACGCCCTGGAGCACGCCGCGCCCTTCATCCGCTCCCAGGCCGCGGCGAGCCTGGGGTTGAAGCACACGCCCAAATTCCTCTTCTTCTACGACGACGCCGAGGAGAAGGCGGAGCGCGTCGACGCCATCATCCGCGGTCTGGAACATCGACCGGACACGACCGCTGCCGGCCCGACCCCCGAGGACGCCTCCGATGAATAA
- a CDS encoding metallophosphoesterase family protein has translation MRYLILSDIHSNLEALAAVLAHVPEYDHLLFLGDLIGYAATPNEVVQRVRRLKPTAIIRGNHDKVCSGVESGDNFNTNALLSAMWTKEQLNPRSLEYVRSLPAGPLRVDPLITICHGSPMDEDYYILYENDAYLSFQCFDTTICLFGHTHVPGLFVLEERNSSFYYFIPRDRFEAKLDLSGQTRYLINPGSVGQPRDYDPRASCVVLDTGRAVITFLKIPYDIGKTVRRIQLSNLPGFLADRLLSGV, from the coding sequence ATGCGCTATCTCATCTTGTCGGACATCCATAGCAACCTCGAGGCGCTGGCGGCCGTCCTGGCCCACGTGCCCGAGTACGACCATCTGCTGTTCCTGGGCGATCTCATCGGCTACGCCGCCACCCCGAACGAAGTGGTCCAGCGCGTCCGGCGGCTCAAGCCCACGGCCATCATCCGCGGCAATCACGACAAGGTGTGTTCCGGCGTGGAGAGCGGCGACAACTTCAACACCAACGCCCTGCTGAGCGCCATGTGGACGAAAGAGCAGCTCAACCCCCGCAGCCTGGAGTACGTCCGCTCCCTGCCCGCGGGGCCGCTGCGGGTGGATCCGCTGATCACCATCTGCCATGGCTCGCCCATGGATGAGGACTATTACATCCTCTACGAGAACGACGCCTACCTGAGCTTCCAGTGCTTCGACACCACCATCTGCCTGTTCGGACACACCCACGTGCCCGGCCTCTTCGTGCTGGAGGAACGCAACTCCTCGTTCTACTACTTCATCCCGCGCGACCGCTTCGAGGCCAAGCTCGACCTGAGCGGCCAGACCCGCTACCTGATCAACCCAGGCTCCGTCGGGCAGCCGCGGGATTACGACCCACGCGCCTCCTGCGTGGTCCTGGACACGGGCCGGGCCGTGATTACGTTCCTCAAGATCCCGTACGACATCGGCAAGACCGTCCGGCGGATCCAGCTTTCGAACCTGCCCGGGTTCCTGGCTGACCGGCTCCTGAGCGGGGTCTGA
- a CDS encoding HIT domain-containing protein, protein MDFLWTPWRYAYIAGLHHNTDDVCVFCRLARLQAGEEYVLSRGEYCYVVLNRFPYTSGHSMVVPYRHFAAFHEMSPAETTELIATAQRLQRVIATTYGPEGFNIGWNQGKCAGAGVAGHLHLHLIPRWVGDSNLVSTMGETRVLPEDLATTFARLQAALNI, encoded by the coding sequence ATGGATTTTCTCTGGACCCCCTGGCGCTACGCCTACATCGCCGGATTACATCACAACACGGATGATGTATGCGTGTTCTGCCGCTTGGCCCGACTCCAGGCGGGCGAGGAGTACGTGCTGAGCCGGGGGGAATACTGCTACGTGGTGCTGAACCGCTTCCCCTACACCTCCGGTCACAGCATGGTCGTGCCGTATCGGCATTTCGCCGCCTTCCACGAAATGAGCCCGGCGGAGACGACGGAACTCATCGCCACGGCCCAGCGACTGCAGCGGGTCATCGCAACCACTTACGGACCGGAGGGGTTCAATATCGGCTGGAACCAGGGAAAGTGTGCGGGCGCCGGAGTCGCCGGACATCTTCACCTGCACCTGATCCCGCGGTGGGTGGGGGATTCGAACCTCGTGTCCACGATGGGCGAGACCCGCGTCCTCCCCGAAGACCTGGCCACCACCTTCGCTCGGCTCCAGGCCGCCCTGAACATCTGA
- a CDS encoding integration host factor subunit beta: MTKAELVNRLVQKSSLTKHDASVVVQTVLDSIINSLQDGEKVELRGFGSFKIRVRGPRKGRNPKTGETVNVPGKKIPYFKPGKELRDLINS, translated from the coding sequence ATGACTAAAGCGGAACTTGTCAACCGACTGGTCCAAAAATCCAGCCTCACCAAACACGATGCCAGCGTGGTAGTTCAGACCGTGCTGGACAGCATCATCAACTCCCTCCAGGACGGCGAGAAGGTGGAGCTGCGCGGCTTCGGCAGTTTCAAGATTCGGGTCCGCGGCCCCCGCAAGGGACGCAACCCCAAGACGGGCGAGACGGTCAACGTGCCCGGCAAAAAAATCCCTTATTTCAAACCCGGCAAGGAACTGCGGGATCTGATCAATTCGTGA